In bacterium, the sequence AGGTCACCCCTGGAATGACTAAAATGAAGGATATCCTCCGGGGGCCGCTGGAGTTTGACAACCAACTCCTGGGTGACTTTATTATCCTGCGACCGGATGGGACGCCTACCTACAATTTCGCGGTGGTGGTTGATGACGGTGAGATGAAGGTCACTCATATCATCCGGGGAGATGATCATATCTCCAATACCCCCCGTCAGATTCTGCTTTTTGAGGCCCTAAGATTCGACCTGCCTTCTTTTGCCCACCTTCCTATGATCTGGGGATCAGACCGGACCAGACTAAGCAAGCGCCACGGGGCGACTTCAGTTACCGCCTATCGGGAAGAGGGCTACCTTCCGGAGGCCCTGGTAAACTACCTGGCCCTTTTAGGCTGGTCCACTTCGGATAGTCAGCAGATCTTTGGCAGAGAAGAATTGATCTCGAAGTTTTCTTTAGAAAGAATCAGCAAAAACCCGGCCATCTTTGATCCGGAAAAACTGACCTGGATGAACGGTGAATATATCAGATCCACTGACCTGGAAAGGCTACTCGATCTGGCCACGCCCTATTTAAGAGAGGTAAAAGGCCCGGCGGCCGAGGCTGATCGAGGGTGGTTCAAGGAACTGGTAAGACTTTATCAGGAGAGGATCAAAACCTTGAGTCAGTTGTCAGAGCAGGCTGACTTTTTCTTTACCGAGGAGATTCAGCCGGATGAAGATGCTTTAAATAAAGTGCTTAGGAAGGAAGGTGTG encodes:
- the gltX gene encoding glutamate--tRNA ligase produces the protein MVRVRFAPSPTGYLHIGGARTALFNWLYARSKGGKFILRIEDTDVKRSTPKAVEAILEGLRWLGLDWDEGPYFQSERLEIYRRYAQQLLESGRAYACYCTPEELKEKRAKMVSAGQEAGYDGTCRQLSQAEAKRLRESGRKPSVRFKVTPGMTKMKDILRGPLEFDNQLLGDFIILRPDGTPTYNFAVVVDDGEMKVTHIIRGDDHISNTPRQILLFEALRFDLPSFAHLPMIWGSDRTRLSKRHGATSVTAYREEGYLPEALVNYLALLGWSTSDSQQIFGREELISKFSLERISKNPAIFDPEKLTWMNGEYIRSTDLERLLDLATPYLREVKGPAAEADRGWFKELVRLYQERIKTLSQLSEQADFFFTEEIQPDEDALNKVLRKEGVADILSRVRDALAEVEPFNVATIEHNLRALAAELGVGAGQVIHPLRASLTGRRASPGLFEVITLLGRPTTLRRIEQTINDLKKRT